In a single window of the Panthera leo isolate Ple1 chromosome A1, P.leo_Ple1_pat1.1, whole genome shotgun sequence genome:
- the SLITRK5 gene encoding SLIT and NTRK-like protein 5 — MHTCCPPITLEQDLHRKMHSWMLQSLAFALTSLVLSCAETIDYYGEICDNACPCEEKDGILTVSCENRGIISLSEISPPRFPVYHLLLSGNLLNRLYPNEFVNYTGASILHLGSNVIQDIETGAFHGLRGLRRLHLNNNKLELLRDDTFLGLESLEYLQVDYNYISVIEPNAFGKLHLLQVLILNDNLLSSLPNNLFRFVPLTHLDLRGNRLKLLPYVGLLQHMDKVVELQLEENPWNCSCELISLKDWLDSISYSALVGDVVCETPFRLHGRDLDEVSKQELCPRKLISDYEMRPQTPLSTTGYLHTTPASVNSVATSSSAVYKPPLKPPKGTRQPNKPRVRPTSRQPSKDLGYSNYGPSIAYQTKSPVPLECPTACTCNLQISDLGLNVNCQERKIESIAELQPKPYNPKKMYLTENYIAVVRRSDFLEATGLDLLHLGNNRISMIQDRAFGDLTNLRRLYLNGNRIERLSPELFYGLQSLQYLFLQYNLIREIQSGTFDPVPNLQLLFLNNNLLQAMPSGVFSGLTLLRLNLRSNHFTSLPVSGVLDQLKSLIQIDLHDNPWDCTCDVVGMKLWVEQLKVGVLVDEVICKAPKKFAETDMRSIKSELLCPDYSDVVVSTPTPSSIQVPARTSAVTPAVRSNSTGAPAGLGAGGGASSVPLSVLILSLLLVFIMSVFVAAGLFVLVMKRRKKNQSDHTSTNNSDVSSFNMQYSVYGGGGGAGGHPHAHVHHRGPALPKVKTPAGHVYEYIPHPLGHMCKNPIYRSREGNSVEDYKDLHELKVTYSSNHHLQQQPPPPPPPPQPQQQPPPPLQLQPGEEERRESHHLRSPAYSVSTIEPREDLLSPVQDADRFYRGILEPDKHCSTTPAGNSLPEYPKFPCSPAAYTFSPNYDLRRPHQYLHPGAGDSRLREPVLYSPPSAVFVEPNRNEYLELKAKLNVEPDYLEVLEKQTTFSQF; from the coding sequence ATGCACACTTGCTGCCCCCCAATAACTTTGGAACAGGACCTTCACAGAAAAATGCATAGCTGGATGCTGCAGAGTCTAGCGTTTGCTCTAACATCTCTCGTCCTTTCGTGTGCAGAAACCATCGATTATTATGGGGAAATCTGTGACAATGCATGTCCTTGTGAGGAAAAGGACGGCATTTTAACTGTGAGCTGTGAAAACCGGGGGATCATCAGCCTCTCTGAAATTAGCCCTCCCCGTTTCCCAGTCTACCACCTCCTGTTGTCTGGAAACCTTTTGAACCGTCTCTATCCCAATGAGTTTGTCAATTACACCGGGGCTTCAATTTTGCATCTGGGTAGCAACGTTATCCAGGACATTGAGACTGGGGCTTTCCACGGGCTGCGGGGTTTAAGGAGATTGCATCTGAACAATAATAAACTGGAACTTCTGCGAGATGATACCTTCCTCGGCCTGGAGAGCCTGGAGTACCTACAGGTCGATTACAATTACATCAGTGTCATTGAACCCAATGCTTTTGGGAAACTGCATTTATTGCAGGTGCTTATCCTCAATGACAATCTCTTGTCCAGTTTACCCAACAACCTCTTCCGTTTTGTGCCCTTAACGCACTTGGACCTGCGGGGGAACCGGCTGAAACTTCTGCCCTATGTGGGGCTGTTGCAGCACATGGATAAAGTTGTGGAGTTACAGCTGGAAGAAAACCCCTGGAATTGCTCCTGCGAGCTGATCTCTCTCAAGGATTGGTTGGACAGTATCTCCTACTCAGCCCTGGTGGGGGATGTGGTTTGTGAGACCCCCTTCCGCTTACACGGCCGGGATTTGGACGAGGTGTCCAAGCAGGAACTTTGCCCAAGGAAACTTATTTCAGATTATGAGATGAGGCCACAGACGCCTTTGAGCACCACGGGGTATCTACACACTACCCCAGCCTCGGTGAATTCCGTGGCCACTTCTTCCTCTGCTGTTTACAAACCCCCCTTAAAGCCCCCTAAGGGGACTCGCCAACCCAACAAGCCCAGAGTGCGCCCCACCTCTCGGCAGCCCTCCAAGGACTTGGGCTACAGCAACTATGGCCCCAGCATCGCCTACCAGACCAAATCTCCGGTGCCTTTGGAGTGTCCCACCGCGTGCACTTGCAACCTACAAATCTCCGATCTGGGCCTCAACGTCAACTGCCAGGAGCGCAAAATCGAGAGCATCGCGGAGCTGCAGCCCAAGCCCTACAACCCCAAGAAGATGTATCTGACGGAGAACTACATTGCGGTTGTGCGCAGGAGCGACTTCCTGGAGGCTACGGGGCTGGACCTCCTACACCTGGGCAACAACCGAATCTCCATGATCCAGGACCGCGCTTTCGGCGATCTCACCAACCTGAGGCGCCTCTACCTAAATGGCAACAGGATTGAGAGGCTGAGCCCGGAGTTGTtctatggcctgcaaagcctgcAGTATCTCTTCCTCCAGTACAATCTCATACGTGAGATTCAGTCTGGGACTTTCGACCCGGTCCCAAACCTCCAGCTGCTATTTCTGAATAACAACCTCCTGCAGGCCATGCCCTCAGGCGTCTTCTCAGGCCTGACCCTTCTCAGGCTGAACCTAAGGAGTAACCATTTCACCTCCTTGCCCGTGAGTGGAGTTCTGGACCAGCTCAAGTCACTCATCCAAATCGACCTGCATGACAACCCTTGGGATTGTACCTGCGACGTGGTGGGCATGAAGCTGTGGGTCGAACAGCTCAAAGTGGGTGTCTTGGTGGATGAGGTCATCTGCAAGGCGCCCAAGAAGTTTGCGGAGACCGATATGCGCTCCATTAAGTCGGAGCTGCTGTGTCCAGACTACTCTGACGTGGTGGTTTCCACGCCCACGCCCTCTTCCATCCAGGTCCCGGCGAGGACCAGCGCGGTGACCCCCGCGGTCCGGTCGAACAGCACCGGGGCCCCCGCGGGCTTGGGCGCGGGGGGAGGTGCGTCGTCGGTGCCCCTGTCGGTGTTGATTCTCAGCCTGCTGCTGGTTTTTATCATGTCCGTCTTCGTGGCCGCCGGGCTCTTCGTGCTGGTTATGAAGCGCAGGAAGAAGAACCAGAGCGACCACACCAGCACCAACAACTCCGACGTGAGCTCCTTCAACATGCAGTACAGCGTatacggcggcggcggcggcgcgggagGCCACCCGCACGCGCACGTGCACCACCGCGGGCCCGCGCTGCCCAAGGTGAAGACGCCCGCGGGCCACGTGTACGAGTATATCCCCCATCCACTGGGCCACATGTGCAAAAACCCCATCTACCGCTCCCGAGAGGGCAACTCCGTGGAGGATTACAAAGACCTGCACGAGCTCAAGGTCACCTACAGCAGCAACCACCACCTgcagcagcagccgccgccgccgccgccgccgccgcagccgcagCAGCAGCCCCCGCCGCCTCTGCAGCTGCAgccgggggaggaggagaggcgggAAAGCCACCACTTGCGGAGTCCCGCCTATAGCGTCAGCACCATCGAGCCCCGGGAGGACCTACTGTCGCCGGTGCAGGACGCCGACCGCTTTTACAGGGGCATTTTAGAACCAGACAAACACTGCTCCACCACCCCCGCCGGCAACAGCCTCCCGGAATATCCCAAATTCCCGTGCAGCCCCGCTGCTTACACTTTCTCCCCAAACTATGACCTGAGACGCCCCCATCAGTATTTGCACCCGGGGGCAGGGGACAGCAGGCTGCGGGAACCGGTGCTCTACAGCCCTCCCAGTGCTGTCTTTGTAGAACCCAACCGGAACGAGTATCTggagttaaaagcaaaactaaacgtTGAGCCGGACTACCTCGAAGTGCTGGAAAAACAGACCACATTTAGCCAGTTCTAA